AATAATCAAGTTTATCTTTAGAAACATCGATACCAACAAACAACATAGAAACACAACCTTTCAGAATTAGATTCTAACTCTGGGTATATAAGAAAAGAGCCTCGTTATATGTAAGAGCTATAGCTCATTCTCCGGTAGCAATTCAACTTATATACCAAAGTTAGTCAGACTATTCAAGGCACTTAAGTGCAGGAGGTGACAGAATTACTTTAGTTATATAATAACTCAGAGTTAGAATTATTTTTTTAAAAATAAATATCAGATTTATTAATTATATGAAAACATTATACACGAGGAGGAGATATTATGAAAAAAGTAATTATTATTGAAGGTATGTCATGTGAGCATTGTGTAAAAAGAATAAGAAAAGAATTAGAAAAATTAGAAAATGTAAATGTGTTATCTGTTGAAATTGGAAAAGCAGTTATAGAAGGAAGTGTTTTAAAAGATGAAGCTATTAAAGAAGCTATAGATGAAGCAGGTTATGATGTTAAAGAAATAAAAGATGAGGATGATGAACATCATGAAAACAATCATGAAAGTCATGAACATCATATGAAACATAAAAAAATGCATCATAAAGGTCATTGTCATTAAAAAATCTAAGGAGAGGACTTCTCCTTAGATTTTAAAAAACGAGGTGAAAAACAATGAATAATAATTTGAATAAAAATAGTTTAAAAAATAAAAATAGTTTAAATATATTAAAAACAGCAAAAGGTCAAATTGAAGCGGCTATAAAAATGGTTGAAGATAATCGGTATTGTATTGATATATCAAGACAGATATTAGCTTCTATTGCATTGTTAAAAAAAGCAAATACTAAAATTTTGAACAATCATCTTGAAAGTTGTGTCAAAAATGCAGCCTATTCAAATGATATAAACGAAATTAACATGAAAATAGAAGAATTAGAAGAAGTAATGAATTACATAAGTAAAAATTTTTAATTAGGAGGGATATTATGTTACCAGAAATAAATGAAAATATGACTTTAAAAGAAATTATGGATATGGATAATAAATTATTTGATGAATTAAAAAATTTTGGTTTTGATATTTGTTGTGCAAAAATGAGTAGTTTAAAAGATAGTTGTAAAGATAAAGGACTTAATGTAAATGTTGTAGTTAAAAAACTAAATGATGTTGTTGAAGAAATAAATTATATAGAAAAATTAATATCTGAAAATGAATAAATTTTAAGGAAATTCTAAGGAAAAAGTGTTATACTACAAGAGTCCCACCCATGTAGGGGTGTAAAATAAAAAAAGGAGGGAAAATTGTGAGGTATGGAATAATAAAAGAAACAAATTATGAATTTGAAAAAGCAATAAAAAAACTTGATGAAAATTTGCAAAAGGAAGGTTTTGGTATTTTATCTAGAATAAATTTAAATGAAAAATTTAAAGCAAAATTGGGTATTGACTTTAAAAAATATACAATTTTGGGAGCATGTAGTCCTAAAAATGCACATAAAGCTATATTAGCAGAAGAGAATATTGGTTTGTTTTTACCATGTAATTTAATAGTATATGAAAAGGATGAAAAAACAATTGTTGCAGCTATTAAACCTACTGTGGCTATGGAATCAGCTAATAATGAAAAGGTATTAGAAATTGCTAAAGAAATAGAGGAGTCGTTAGCAAGAGTTATTGATAACCTTTAAAAAAGGGAGATGAGATTATGATGCATGGATGGTATGGACCATATAACTTTGGAGGATACGGATTAATAGGATCATTTATAAATTTCATATTTTTAATTGTATTTCTTGTAGTAATTTATTTTTTAATAAAAAAGATGTTTTTTAATGGTAATTTTGAATTTAAAAGTAATGAAGATTATGACGTTTTGAAGGTTTTAAATGAAAAATTTGTTAAAGGTGAAATTACAGAAGAAGAATATCTTAGAAAAAAAGAATTAATTTTGAAAAAATAAATAAAAAAATTTAATGTGAGGTGATTGGTATGATGTTTTTCTTTCTTTTGTTAATAATATTAATTTTGTGGTATTTTATGAAAAATCCTGATGCTGCTAAAAAAATAGGTGATTTTAATAATGATCCAAAAAATGAAGCTTTAAAATTATTAAATGAAAAATTTGTAAATGGAGAAATTACAGAAGAGGAATATTTAAGAAAAAAGAAACTTATAGAATAAATTGTGTATAAGGTGATTTTTATGAATGAATTAATGAGAATAGTTGATATAGATGGAGAATATGTATATTTACAAGCTCTTGAAGCATTAAATTGTACATCGTGTGCAATAAAAGGTTCATGTAATTTAACAGGAGATCCAAATAGAAAAATTAAGGTATAAATAAAAATAATTTAAAGTTAAATAGAGATGAATTCGTATATATAAAAAAATAGACTCACTTGAATCAAAAGTAGCATTTATAATGTATGGAATACCTTTGCTGACAATGGTTATAATTACTGTACTTCTATTCTCATTTGGTTTAAATGAAATAATATCTTTTATTTTAGGATTAACTGGTATGTTTGTTTCATATTATTTCATTCATTTATATGATAAGAAAGTTGCAAAAATTAAGTATGTTCCAGAAATCATAGAAAAAGTTGGAATTTATAGAAATTTTCAGGTGTAGGAGGTGAGAATATGTCATGTGGAGGCGGAATATTTGGTTATCACGGGAGAGGATTATTAAATAATCGACATCATAATTCTGAGGATTATCCTAGAAGATCAGAAGATTATTATAGACAAAACCGACAGCCGATGTTAGAAGAAACTAATAGAAAAAGTAAAGCACTAGATATATTAGATGAAAAATTTGTTACTGGAGAAATAACCGAAGAAGAATATCTCAGAAAGAAAAAAATTATATTAAGTAATATCGCAGGATAGAAAGAGATGATTAATATGAAGAAATTAATATTAGTATTTGTTATGTTGAATTTGATAATATTTTCGTTTAGTAATATTATAGATTTATCTGTTGAAAAAGTATATAAACCATATCTTAACGATGAAAGTAAGGGTTATTTTGATATTTATGGAAGAGTTAGCGTATTTTCATTATATACAAACATACCATTGGCACTTAATAATTTTTATAAGACAGATTTTAGTGAAATCAGAATATATCCAGATAAAAATTTAAATTTAGAAAATATAAAAATTGGAGTAGATGTTGTAAATACAAGTTTTAAAACAAATAGATTAACTTTTTTTCCTATGATGCATATGATGTATTTTAGAAAAGTAAAAAGAGAAAATAATATTGAAAATAACATATATATTCCTTTTAGATTTGCTGTAGAAAATGAAATTAAAAATTTAAATGATTATAAGAAAATAGAAGTTGTTTTAAGTAGTGGAATTGTATTTAAAGACAAATATATGATAGAAGTGGGAGTAAAAGATAATATAGAAAATATTATAAACTCATCATTTAAAATTAATTGGTTAATAGGTTTTAGATACAATATATTTTAATTGGGAGGTGAAATTATGCCATGTTGGGGTTGGAGTGGATTTTATGGATATGGAATAATTGGCTCTTTAGTTGGATTTGGATTTATGATTTTATTTTTAATAATAATTTATTTCATATTTAAAAATTTATTTAAAAACAATCATTCAAAACAAAATCAGAAAAATAAAGTAAGTAATGAAGATGTCTTAAAAATTTTAAATGAAAAATTTGTTAAAGGTGAAATAACCGAAGAAGAATATATAAGAAAAAAGAAACTTATCGAATAGGAGTGAATAATATGAAAAGTAGATTTTTATTGAGTTTAATGTTAATTTTTAGCTTATCATTAATTTTCGCACATGGTGGAGATATAGAAAATCAGAGTAATGGATATTATACAAATATTCCAACAGTTAGTATAGATTTAAAAATTATGGAAATAAACGAGCAGGTACCTATAGCATTGGCTATTGATGAAAAAGGAACATATTATATATTAAGATTAGAAAATATGTTTATGTTTTATAATAATTTACCAATAGAAGCTGGGAAAGAAGTAAACGTAAAAGCAACAACATTATATAGTTTTTCAAAAGTAGAAGAATTATTAGTAACATCGATTGAAATAGAAAATAAAGAATATATTATACCTAAAAACTTTGGCTACGGATACCCAGGAATGATGGGTAGAAATATGATGAATGGCTACGGATACCCAGGAAATATTAATAATTATTGGTACCCAGATACCCCAGGTAATACACAAGAACCAGAAATGAATAATATGATGGGAAATAATTAAAAGTAAATAATTATATAAAAGCCCCCTTAATAATAAGGTTAATGGGGGCATTTTGATAATATTTATATAAGGAGCGAATCTAAACAATGAAAAACAGAAATCTATTTAGATTTATTATAAAATACCGGCTCTGGATAATTATTATTTCAATAATTCTTACAATTTTTTTGGGCATATTTGCCAAATATTGATATTTGGGACCTACACATTATTGCCAGAGAATGATCCGGAAATAATTAAATTCAAACAAATATCTGAAAATTTTGGTGGTTTCGATAATTTAATTATTACAATAAAAGGAAATGACAATTTAAAAATGGAACAGGCAACTGAAGAAATTGCCAAAAAAATGAAAGGATTATCGGAATTTATAAAATATGTTGATTATAAATATCCTGTAGATTTTATAAAAGAAAATATTTTATATAAATGATGATTTATTTTATAAAAGCGTTGAACTTCTAAAAAATAATCTTGATACATTAGTGGTAATAACAGCAGATCATGAAACGGGTGGATTAGGCCTTTCAACAGGTGGATATTATTTTGATGTTGAAAAGGAATTTTACTAAAAATACATATTTTATAGCTAAACGAGAAAATAATGATAAAAATAAAGTAAAAGAATTAGTAAAAAATATTATAATATTGATTTAACAAATGAGAATATGGAATATTTTGATACGCTTGTTAAAGAACAGGGTGGTTATTGCTGCTTATGCTTTTGGTTCTGGATCAGAGAATTTTAGAGGTTTTTATGATAATACTGATATACCAAGAATTATAGGAAGAATAGCGGGATATTCTTTAACATACCCTGTTTATGAACTACCTATAACAGGAAATCATTAAAAAGATAATATGACATTTGGAAATTTTCAATATGTCATTATTTTTTTGATAAAGGATTGGGGAAACATATGGATAAAGAGGGAATGAATATGAGTCATGATCATCATAATATGAAAGATGATCATTCAGAACATAATGACGAACATTCAATGAAACATAATCATGAACATCATGCTCATATGGTAGAAGATTTTAAAAAGCGATTTTGGATATCCTTAATTTTAACAATTCCTGTTTTAATGTTATCACCATTAGTTCAGAAATTATTTAGATTAGAGTTTTCTTTTCCGGGTGATTTATATATTCTTTTTATAATTTCAACCTTTATCTATTTTTATGGAGGATATCCGTTTTTAAAAGGTTTTTATGAAGAAGTCAAAATTAATAAACCTGGAATGATGACTTTAATAGCTGTTGCAATTAGTACAGCATATGTATATAGTAGTGTGGTAGTTTTTGGTTTAGAAGGGGAAATATTTTTTTGGGAATTAGCAACATTAATTGATATTATGTTACTTGGGCATTGGATTGAAATGAGATCAGTAATGGGAGCTTCACGTGCATTAGAGGAATTGGCAAAATTAATGCCGTCAGATGCACATAAGTTTATGCCAGATGGTTCGCTAAAGGATATTCCTCTTGAAGAATTGAAAACAGATGATATTGTTGTTGTAAAACCTGGCGAAAAAGTTCCAGCTGATGGTATTATAATAGAAGGTGAAAGTTATCTAAATGAATCAATGCTAACAGGTGAAAGCAAGCCTGTATCAAAAAAGAAAAATGATCTCGTAATTGGTGGTTCAATTAATGGTGAAGGTTCATTAAAAGTGAAAGTTAAAAATACAGGAAAAGATTCATATCTTTCTCAAGTTATTGAACTTGTAAAAGAAGCACAAGAAAGTAAATCTAGAACACAGGATCTTGCTAATCGCGCAGCAGTATGGCTAACTTTTATAGCATTATCAGGTGGTGCAATAACTTTTTTTATCTGGACGTTTATAGCTGAAAAAAGCTTTGTTTTTGCTCTTGAAAGAACGGTTACAGTTATGGTAATAACTTGTCCTCATGCACTTGGTCTAGCAGTTCCATTAGTTTTTGCAGTTTCAACAGCGATATCTGCAAAAAATGGCTTACTTATTAGAGATCGTGTAGCTTTTGAAAGGTCAAGAAATATTCAAGCTATAGTGTTTGATAAAACTGGTACATTGACAATGGGAAAATTTGGTGTAACCGATGTGGTTAATCTTTCAAATGATATAAATGAAGAAGATATTTTAAATTATGCTGCCTCAGTTGAAGCACATTCAGAACATCCAATTGCAAAATCTATTGCAAAATCTGCTGAAAATTCAATGAAGGTAGAAAACTTCAAAGCCATTCCGGGAAAAGGAGCTGAAGGTAATGTAAATGGAAAACATGTTATGGTAGTTAGTCCTGGGTATTTGAGGGAAAAAAATATAAAAATTGAAAATGAAAAAATAAATGAAATGTTATCAGCAGGAAAAACAGTAGTTTATGTATTAATAGATTCTGAATTAAAAGGAGCAATAGGTCTTGCTGATATTATTAGACCAGAATCGAAAGAAGCTATAGCAAAATTAAAAGAAATGGGAATAAAATGTATGATGTTAACAGGCGATAATAGTCAAGTGGCAAAATGGGTTGCTGAAGAATTAGAACTTGATGAATATTTTGCTGAGGTTTTGCCTCATGAAAAATCACAAAAGATAAAGGAAATTCAATCACGTAATTTAGTTGTTGCGATGACTGGAGATGGAGTAAATGATGCTCCGGCTTTAGTTCAAGCTGATGTTGGTATAGCGATTGGAGCAGGTACTGATGTTGCTGTTGAATCAGCAGATATAATATTAGTTAGGAGTGATCCGAGAGATGTTGTTTCAATAATAGGTCTTGCTAAAAATACCTATAAAAAAATGATACAAAATTTATTATGGGCCACAGGATATAATGCTATTGCAATACCACTTGCAGCTGGTATTTTGTATAAATGGGGAATTCTTTTAAGTCCAGCAATAGGAGCAGTATTTATGTCTTTAAGTACTGTTATAGTAGCAATAAATGCAAAGTTATTAAAATTAAAATAAGAATAAAGAAATATGTTTTATAATTTATTGAAAATTTCGTTATGAATATTTAAAATAAATAAAATACAATATCCCTAGATAATAGGGGAGGTGAGATTATGATTAAATTATGCAAACACAATAGTGGAACAGAAAAAATGGTAGAGTATTTTGAAAAAGAAGGTATAGAACATACTGTAGAAAATTGTTTAGGAGAATGTGATGTTTGTCATTCAAAAGTTTTTGTAAAAAAAGATGAAGAGGTAATTTCAGCTGATACTGTAGAAGAGTTAATAAGCAAAATTTAACCCCATGTATATGGGGTTATTTTTTTATATATCTATAATTATTTTTAAGTTAATTTTAAGTTTATTATTATATAATAATTATATAAATAAAATATTTATACTTAAGAATATTGTAGAAAGAAGTGATAAAATGAAGTTTTTAAAAATTTTAGTTTTTTTATGTTTTTTGTAAGTAGTGTAATTATTTTTTCAAATTATGATTATAATTTAGTTGAAACAGGTCAAACAAAGGTTTATGATGTTAATGGAAATGAGATAACTTCTTCTAGAGAAGAACTTTACGGTCAAGATGGAGATTATCAAAAAGGTAAAAAATTTTCTTTTATTGATAATGGTGATGGTACTATAACAGACTTAAATACTGGATTAATTTGGCAAAAAACACCGCCATCAACAGGAATTACATGGGAAGAAGCATATGAATATTGTGAGAATTTAGAGCTTGGCGGATATGATGATTGGAGGCTTCCAACCGTTAAAGAACTTTTTTCTATCTGGAATGGAGAAGAAGGATGGCCATACATAGATACAAAATATTTTGATTTAGTTAATGTTGAAGAACTTTCGAAGGATGAGCAATATTGGTCTAGTACAAAATATGTTGGTGTGACAGTTGAAGGGAAAGATAATGCAGCTTTTGGAGTTAATTTTGCAACGGGGCATATAAAAGCTTATCCAGCTGGCTCAGATGAAAATAAACCACCTATTAATGATTTTAAAAATATAGAAAATTCTAATGTACAAAGACCGCCTAAATCACCTCTTTTAAAATATGTAAGAGCTGTTCGTGGAAATATATATGGAGAGAATAAGTTTGTTGACAACGGAGATGGTACAATTATTGATGAAAATACAGGTCTTATGTGGTCAAAAATAGATTTTGGGCCAATGGATTGGAAAGAAGCTTTGAAATTTTCTGAAGAATCAACATATGCAGGATATGATGATTGGAGACTTCCTAATGTAAAGGAATTATTAAGTATAGTAGATTATTCTCGATCTCCAACAGCTATTGATGAAAATAATATTGGTCCTGCAATATCATCAATATTTTCATCTACTCAGATTATAAATGAAGCTGGTGAAACAGATTATCCATATTATTGGACAAGTACATCAGCAGAATGTTACCGGATCAACCAATGTATTATGCATGTATGTATCTTTTGGAAGAGCAGTTAATTCTGAAGGAGAAGATTTTCACGGAGCTGGAGCAATTCGCTTTGATACTAAGGTAAAAGATGGTCTGCTGGTGAAGGAGCGGAAAGAATATATAATTATATTCGTTTAGTTAGAGATGCAAAATAAGTCCCGTTTGGGACTTATTTATTTTTCAAATAATGATATTTGTTCGGTTTTTTCTTTAATAAAATATATCAATATTTGGTGTCTTATATACTTCGGAAGTATCTTTTTTACTAAAATTAACTAAAGGCTTCATATCCAAACCAGAAGATAAATACCAAAATAATGTTGGTTCTCTTAGCCAATGTTTTTATTGTAATATTCTAAAATTTCATCCCATTCTTCATATTCATTCCTATTAATAGGTTTTAATTTTTGTAAAAAATCAATAAACATATTTCCTCCATTTTTCACTAATACCAAGTGATATTAGTTTCATTATATAATGTATTTTGTCTTCCTTTTCTTGATCCAACTAAGTCCAATTTAATAATAATATCTTCAAATTCTTTATCGTTTTTAGCCTTATAATAGTATCCGTTATTTCTAGATAATTTATACCCAGGAGATGGAATATGTAAAGTTTTACATTTTCCACAAACAAATATTCTTGGAACAGCTATTGAACCGTCTACAGTTGAAAAAGTAAAATCAACACTGAAAACCGTTTTTACCATTAGCCTTCCACATTCAGGACAAACATATGAAGATAAATAGAAGTTATTTGTAGGTATTGTCCAGAAAGGCATTTTATTTTCTGGAATAACCCCAAAAAATATTTCTCCATCATATTTGTATTTTGTTCTTTCAAAAATCATAATAATCCCTCCTAAAAAATATTTCTTCTTATTTTTTAATGATTTTCTTATAAATTATTTTATCAACTTCAAAATGATTATTTAACTAAGAGCTTCAAATATTTTAACATTTATATCTGCTATATTTAATTCTTTTTCTATTTCGTATTCTATATTTTTTATTTCTTTCTCTTTATTTAACCACCAATTTCTACTCCATATTCTTATAATTTTCCAACCTTTTGATTCTAAAAATCTTTGTCTGTGTATATCTCTTTCTCTAGCGCTTTTACTACTATGATATCTTGCACCATCACATTCTATTCCTAGTATGTATTTTGATTGAACTGGATCATATATACCAATATCAATTCTATATCCAGATGAATTTATCTGGGTATGAATTTCAAGTTTATTATCTTTTATAATAAAACTATTAGTTAAATGTTCATATACTTCCTCTTCAAATGGGCTTTCAAATATTATATTTTGGCTTCCCTCTATATTAGAGAGACTATACAATATTCTTTCTGCTTCCTTTTTATTATCTTGCGAAATTGCTCTTACATATTTTAAATAATCTTTTAAAAATTTTGGACCTCTATTTTTAAAATTATCAACATTTAATTCTTCTGGTTCAAATGAGGTAACAATATATATTTTTTTCTTTGCTCTTGAAATAGCGACATTTAATCTATTTTCACCACCTTCATTTGATAAAGAACCAAAGTAAAATCTAAATTTACCTTTTTCATCTTTTGAATAAGCTGTTGAAAATATGATAATATCTCTCTCATCACCTTGCACATTTTCTATATTTTTGACAAATAAACTTTTATCTTCTCCATTTTCTGTTCTATTAAGTTCTATATTATATAAATTTTCAAATATCTTATCATTTCTTGCTTCATTATCGAGTAAGTCATATATCAAATCTGCTTGATTTATATTAAAAGTTACTATTCCTATAGTCTCATTTTCCTTTCTTTCAAGTAGAATTTTTTTAACAAGAGCAACAACTTCTTTAGCTTCTTCTAAATTTTGTCTATTTTTCCATATTCCGTTTACTTTTATTCTTTCAATAGCTTTTTCATTAGATATATTTGGTGAAATATATAATTTTCCGTCATAAAAAGCATGATTTGAAAAATCAATAAGCTCTTTATATTTTGATCTATAGTGAAAGAGAAGATGTGTTGAATCAAAATTAATTTTTGCAACATCAAGTAAACTTTCTTCTTCAATTGCTGTTGAAATTTCCATATCAAATTCTTCATCTATTTCTTCTCTAGACATAAATATAGAGGTTGGTTTAAGTTGTTTATCGTCACCTGATACAACAACCTTTTTTGCTCTAAAAATAGCAGGAATAGCCTTTTCAACAAATATTTGTGAAGCTTCATCAAATATTATGATGTCAAACAATCCTTCCTTAAGAGGTAAAATTTCCGAAACACTTTCTGGAGTTGCAAGAAAACAAGGATATAAGTTAAATATTAAATTATCAAAAGTTTCTATTAATTTTCGTATAGGTAAGAGTTTGGATTTTTTATGTATTTGTCTTTCAAAATTTTTAGATAATCTATAGTCGCTTCTTAACGCCTTTAAAAAATTACTATTCCATAAAGAATTTATATATTTTACAACATCAGTTTTCTTGGTTTCCATGCTTTCGATAACATTTTTCACATATTCATCATACATTTCATATTTTAAAATTTTATTTTTTTCTTTTTTTTCTATTTCAGTTATTTTCTTTAAAATAAAGAATTTTTCAATTCTTTCAAAAACAAAATTTTCATTAAATCCTTTTTGTAAATATATAAATTCAAGGATTTCTTTTTCTATTTTTATAAGATTTGAAAATTCAACATTTAGCTTATAATATTCTTCGTAGTTCGTTAGAAAAATTTTTAATTTTTCAAGATAATCTTTTAAATCGTATTCATTTATAAGTTTAATTTTAAAATTTTCAAAATCAATAACTTCTTTCAAAAACATTGATTTTGAAATAATATCTTTTGCTAATTCAAAATCGTCTTTAATATTATTAAATATATTTTTTTCTTTTTCTTCTATTATTTTTTTTATTTCTTCCCTTTTATTTTTTCTTATGCTAAAAAATAAAAAATGTAATGGATTGTACCAATTAAATTTTGAAAATTTTTCAAATTTTTTGTATAGCTTTTTATTTTCTTTTTTGTTTAAAATTTTTGCAAAATTTTCCAAATTTTGATTTTCAATTAATGCAATTTTTATATCCTCTTTATAATTACTATTGAATGATAACTTTCCTGGAAAATAATCTAAAAAATTAGAGATTTTATTTAAAGTTTCGTCTATTAAAAATAAATCTAAATCTTTTTTTGTATCTTCTATTTGATTTTTATATTCTTCTTGAATATTTCTATATTTAATATATCTTTCAATTTTATCTTTTATATTATTACATGCCTCTTTTATTTCTATATATTTGTAATCTTGAAAATGTTCTCTAAATTTTGAAAATAATTTTTTCTCATCTTCAGATAAATCTTGATTTGTTTTTGCATACATATTCGCAAGACTTAACCCAAAATCTCTTTCTTGATACATAATACTACCAAACTCTTCGAGTTCTTTTAGGTTTTTATTGATTTTTTCTGAATATTTTATTATATTGTTTAATATATCTTTATCTCCATCTTTTATACTTTCAAATTCATCTTTTATTTTTTTATATATTTCTTTTTTATCTTTCTGTGCATCGTGTATTAGCATTATTTTATTCTTAATAGGTGAAAGTCTATTAAGAATAACATCTAAAGCGGCTCTTTTTTCTGAAACAACTAATACTTTTTTTCCTTTAGCTAGATTATGTGTAATAAGATTTGAAATTGTTTGAGATTTTCCTGTACCAGGAGGTCCATATATTACAAGTCCATCTTTTTCGTCAGACATTTTTATTGCTTTTTCTTGGCTAAAGTCTAGTGTTGATATATAATAAAAATCTTTCTCTTCAATATATTCTTTTTTTAAATCATTATTATTATTATTATTATTATCTTTTTCTCCTAAAAGCAAATATTTTAATAATTTGTTATTTATATTTTGATTTTCAAGGTATAAATAATCATTATATATAGAACTTGAAAGTTTATAATTTCCAAGTATAAGATAATTTTTTATAACAAGTTTTGGTATTTTAATATCATTTTTCCCTTCAATAAATTTTTCTATAGTATTATTTTCATATTCTAATTCAATACCCAAATCTTTAAAATATTTTATAATACTTTCAGGTGTATAATCACCTTCATATTCTTTTTCGTTTATTTTTACTTCATTATGTTTTTGATATGCAATCAAAAAGACTTTGTTTACTATAACATTTTCATCTTTTAATCTTTGAATATACCAATTTTTATCAATATTAATAAGGCTTATTGGAAATAAAAATAAAGGAGATTTTACATATGTTTCATCTTTTAATTTTCCTTCTACATATGGATAGCCTATATAAAGTTCATATCTTCCAGTTTCTTTTTCTATAGTATTTATTTCTCTTTTTAAAGTTTTTAAAGAATGAGAAAAAGAATCTAGTTTTTCTTTTTTTATATATATTTCATCATCATCATTTTCTAATTTTTCTCTATTTTCTTTTATAAAAGCATTATAATCCAAAATACATACTTTTTCTTGTTGAGAAGAAATTATATGTTCTAAAATTTCTTTTGTAACACCTTCAAAGTATTCTTCAAATATTGCTAAATCAAAAGAACGTTTTTTATATAATTTTGTCATGCAAAAAGTTCTATTTTTTGAAGATATATCAATTAATCTATTCTTATATTTCTCAAGAACAAAAGAGAAATTTGACATAATATACTCCTTTCTATTAATATATTAAAAAGTTTTATATTAGAATTTTACCATTATTAATAATAAAAATTAATATATTTTAAAATTTTAATTATATTTTTACATTTTATTTATTAATCATATGATATATGAAAATATAAACATTAATAATATAAACATTAATAATATAAGACTTAATAAATATAAATTTATAAATAATAATATCTATTTTTATTATTACTATAATTTATTATTGACTGTAAAAAAATATTTGATATAATATATTTGAACAATTATTCAATTATTCAAAGATAGGAGGTAATAATGTGAAAAAAGAATTAGTATTAGATGGATTAGATTGTGCAAATTGTGCGGCAAAAATAGAAGATACAGTTAAAAAACATGTAGATAATGTGGAGTTAAATTTCATAACAAAAACATTATCCTTTAATGTTAAAGATGAAAATAAAATTGAAGAAATAAAGGAAATTATAAAAAAAATTGAACCTGATGTAAATGTATATGAAAAAAATAATAGTAATAAAGAAAGTAGTAAAAAAAGTGAATTTAGTAAAAAAAATGAATTTATTAGATTAATTTCTGCTATTAGTATATTTATTGCAGCAATATTCATTAAAAATCCATTTTG
Above is a genomic segment from Marinitoga sp. 38H-ov containing:
- a CDS encoding DUF1566 domain-containing protein; translated protein: MFFVSSVIIFSNYDYNLVETGQTKVYDVNGNEITSSREELYGQDGDYQKGKKFSFIDNGDGTITDLNTGLIWQKTPPSTGITWEEAYEYCENLELGGYDDWRLPTVKELFSIWNGEEGWPYIDTKYFDLVNVEELSKDEQYWSSTKYVGVTVEGKDNAAFGVNFATGHIKAYPAGSDENKPPINDFKNIENSNVQRPPKSPLLKYVRAVRGNIYGENKFVDNGDGTIIDENTGLMWSKIDFGPMDWKEALKFSEESTYAGYDDWRLPNVKELLSIVDYSRSPTAIDENNIGPAISSIFSSTQIINEAGETDYPYYWTSTSAECYRINQCIMHVCIFWKSS
- a CDS encoding AAA domain-containing protein, which gives rise to MSNFSFVLEKYKNRLIDISSKNRTFCMTKLYKKRSFDLAIFEEYFEGVTKEILEHIISSQQEKVCILDYNAFIKENREKLENDDDEIYIKKEKLDSFSHSLKTLKREINTIEKETGRYELYIGYPYVEGKLKDETYVKSPLFLFPISLINIDKNWYIQRLKDENVIVNKVFLIAYQKHNEVKINEKEYEGDYTPESIIKYFKDLGIELEYENNTIEKFIEGKNDIKIPKLVIKNYLILGNYKLSSSIYNDYLYLENQNINNKLLKYLLLGEKDNNNNNNNDLKKEYIEEKDFYYISTLDFSQEKAIKMSDEKDGLVIYGPPGTGKSQTISNLITHNLAKGKKVLVVSEKRAALDVILNRLSPIKNKIMLIHDAQKDKKEIYKKIKDEFESIKDGDKDILNNIIKYSEKINKNLKELEEFGSIMYQERDFGLSLANMYAKTNQDLSEDEKKLFSKFREHFQDYKYIEIKEACNNIKDKIERYIKYRNIQEEYKNQIEDTKKDLDLFLIDETLNKISNFLDYFPGKLSFNSNYKEDIKIALIENQNLENFAKILNKKENKKLYKKFEKFSKFNWYNPLHFLFFSIRKNKREEIKKIIEEKEKNIFNNIKDDFELAKDIISKSMFLKEVIDFENFKIKLINEYDLKDYLEKLKIFLTNYEEYYKLNVEFSNLIKIEKEILEFIYLQKGFNENFVFERIEKFFILKKITEIEKKEKNKILKYEMYDEYVKNVIESMETKKTDVVKYINSLWNSNFLKALRSDYRLSKNFERQIHKKSKLLPIRKLIETFDNLIFNLYPCFLATPESVSEILPLKEGLFDIIIFDEASQIFVEKAIPAIFRAKKVVVSGDDKQLKPTSIFMSREEIDEEFDMEISTAIEEESLLDVAKINFDSTHLLFHYRSKYKELIDFSNHAFYDGKLYISPNISNEKAIERIKVNGIWKNRQNLEEAKEVVALVKKILLERKENETIGIVTFNINQADLIYDLLDNEARNDKIFENLYNIELNRTENGEDKSLFVKNIENVQGDERDIIIFSTAYSKDEKGKFRFYFGSLSNEGGENRLNVAISRAKKKIYIVTSFEPEELNVDNFKNRGPKFLKDYLKYVRAISQDNKKEAERILYSLSNIEGSQNIIFESPFEEEVYEHLTNSFIIKDNKLEIHTQINSSGYRIDIGIYDPVQSKYILGIECDGARYHSSKSARERDIHRQRFLESKGWKIIRIWSRNWWLNKEKEIKNIEYEIEKELNIADINVKIFEALS